One genomic segment of Pseudomonas fortuita includes these proteins:
- a CDS encoding GNAT family N-acetyltransferase — MEIRLLHGAAIAPYIDDLARLRLAVMREFPYLYDGSPDSDVDYLASHVRSGRSLVVLAVDDGQVVGASTALPLMDGAPEFLQLFRAQGRDPASVYLFGESFVLPQYRGQGLGVRFFIERESYAHTLAAFDYCVFCAVERPGVHPRRPAGYKPLQGFWRNRGFLHEPSLRTTCAWRDLGEQVTSEKIMSFWMKALMV, encoded by the coding sequence ATGGAAATACGCCTGTTGCACGGCGCCGCTATCGCGCCATACATCGATGACCTCGCTCGCCTGCGCCTGGCCGTAATGCGCGAATTTCCCTACCTGTACGACGGCAGCCCGGACTCTGACGTCGACTATCTGGCCAGCCATGTCCGCTCCGGGCGCAGCCTGGTCGTGCTGGCCGTGGACGACGGCCAGGTAGTCGGAGCCTCAACCGCTTTGCCGCTGATGGATGGAGCTCCTGAATTCCTTCAGCTGTTCCGGGCTCAGGGCCGCGATCCTGCGAGCGTCTATCTGTTCGGTGAGTCGTTTGTCCTGCCGCAGTACCGCGGGCAAGGCCTCGGGGTGCGTTTTTTTATCGAGCGTGAATCCTATGCGCACACACTTGCCGCGTTCGATTACTGCGTTTTCTGTGCCGTCGAGCGCCCGGGCGTGCATCCAAGGCGCCCCGCCGGTTACAAACCCTTGCAGGGTTTCTGGCGCAACCGGGGTTTTTTGCACGAGCCGTCGTTACGCACCACGTGTGCCTGGCGCGACCTGGGTGAGCAGGTCACTTCCGAGAAAATCATGTCGTTCTGGATGAAGGCACTGATGGTATGA
- a CDS encoding DJ-1/PfpI family protein, with amino-acid sequence MTAKKILMLVGDYVEDYEAMVPFQALSMVGHTVHAVCPEKLAGQTVRTAIHDFEGEQTYSEKPGHNFALNYDFVRVRPESYDALLIPGGRAPEYLRLDEKVLALVRAFDQAGKPIAAVCHGAQLLAAAGVLEGRECSAYPACAPEVRLAGGTFIDIAVDQAHVDGNLVTAPAWPAHPAWLAAFLKVLGTRIA; translated from the coding sequence ATGACGGCGAAGAAGATTCTTATGCTGGTAGGCGACTACGTCGAGGATTACGAGGCGATGGTGCCGTTTCAGGCCTTGAGCATGGTGGGCCACACGGTGCACGCGGTGTGCCCGGAGAAACTGGCGGGGCAGACAGTGCGCACTGCCATCCATGATTTTGAGGGTGAGCAGACCTACAGCGAAAAGCCGGGGCACAACTTTGCCTTGAATTATGACTTTGTGCGGGTGCGGCCCGAGAGTTACGACGCCCTGCTGATCCCGGGTGGCCGTGCGCCGGAGTATTTGCGCCTGGATGAAAAAGTGCTGGCGCTGGTGCGGGCTTTTGACCAGGCTGGCAAGCCGATTGCGGCGGTGTGCCATGGTGCCCAGCTGCTGGCGGCGGCGGGTGTGCTGGAGGGGCGCGAATGCAGCGCGTATCCGGCGTGTGCCCCGGAAGTGCGTCTGGCGGGCGGCACGTTCATCGATATCGCCGTGGACCAGGCCCATGTGGATGGCAACCTGGTGACCGCACCGGCGTGGCCAGCGCACCCGGCTTGGCTGGCGGCATTTCTGAAGGTGCTGGGCACCCGTATTGCCTGA
- a CDS encoding phospholipase D-like domain-containing protein — MPGPVFPWRDGNQFELLIDGPEFFPRMLAAIVRAEFQVDLELYLVEAGACAEAVVEALEQAARRGVRVRCLFDDYGSLAFNSALRQRLLEAGVYLRWYNRLRWKRGLRNLYRDHRKLLLVDERWAVVGGTGVTDEFWTPGDATSEWHEVMVQIQGPVVTDWQLLFDRQWGANNRRTAWRPAEGFGLPRLPKVPAQGQGMGRVAYADARQHQDILHSLVRALNSGKQRVWLATPYFLPTWSVRRSLRRAASKGLDVRLLLTGPRTDHPSVRYAGHRYYPRLLRAGVRIFEYQPCFLHLKMVVVDDWVSVGSCNFDHWNLRFNLEANIEALDPPLTAAVVASFERDFALSEEVDLDHWHARPLWRRVKQRIWGWIDRLVVNVLDRRD, encoded by the coding sequence ATGCCGGGCCCGGTCTTCCCCTGGCGGGATGGCAACCAGTTCGAACTGCTGATCGACGGCCCCGAGTTCTTTCCGCGCATGCTCGCAGCCATCGTGCGTGCCGAGTTCCAGGTTGACCTGGAGCTGTACCTGGTCGAGGCTGGCGCCTGTGCCGAGGCGGTGGTCGAGGCGCTGGAGCAGGCCGCACGGCGTGGCGTGCGGGTGCGCTGCCTGTTCGATGATTATGGCTCGCTGGCCTTCAACAGCGCCCTGCGCCAACGCTTGCTGGAGGCTGGTGTGTACCTGCGCTGGTATAACCGTCTGCGCTGGAAGCGCGGCTTGCGCAACCTGTACCGCGACCACCGCAAGCTGCTGCTGGTGGACGAACGCTGGGCGGTGGTGGGCGGCACAGGGGTTACCGACGAGTTCTGGACCCCGGGCGACGCGACCAGCGAATGGCATGAGGTGATGGTGCAGATTCAGGGGCCGGTGGTAACCGACTGGCAGTTGCTGTTCGACCGCCAGTGGGGCGCCAACAACCGCCGCACCGCCTGGCGCCCTGCCGAGGGCTTCGGCCTGCCCCGTTTGCCCAAGGTGCCTGCGCAGGGCCAGGGCATGGGGCGGGTAGCTTATGCCGACGCCCGCCAGCATCAGGACATCCTGCATTCGCTGGTGCGGGCGCTGAACAGTGGCAAGCAGCGGGTATGGCTGGCCACGCCATACTTTCTGCCGACCTGGAGCGTGCGCCGTTCTTTGCGCCGTGCTGCCAGCAAGGGGCTTGACGTGCGGCTGTTGCTGACCGGCCCACGCACTGACCACCCGTCGGTCCGCTACGCCGGGCACCGCTACTACCCCCGCCTGCTGCGCGCCGGTGTGCGGATTTTCGAGTACCAACCGTGCTTCCTGCACCTGAAGATGGTTGTAGTGGACGACTGGGTCAGCGTCGGTTCGTGCAACTTCGACCACTGGAACCTGCGGTTCAACCTTGAGGCCAACATTGAGGCGCTGGACCCGCCGTTGACGGCCGCGGTGGTGGCCAGCTTCGAGCGCGACTTTGCCTTGAGCGAGGAAGTCGACCTCGACCACTGGCATGCCCGCCCCCTGTGGCGCCGGGTTAAACAACGAATCTGGGGCTGGATCGACCGACTGGTAGTCAACGTGCTCGACCGCCGTGACTGA
- a CDS encoding YceI family protein, translating into MFKLPRLLPALLLALCLPAHANWHLDGESSRLSFITGKNGDTAEVHRFLVLHGTVDRKGVAGLSIEMDSVSSGIALRDERMREDLFEVERFAEAKVRAQLDLRPINDLANGAQIELRLPLTVTLHGQSHSYNALLLATRLDERRFQVVTLEPLVLRADDFGLLPGLQTLRKFAGLTSINPSVPVSAVLIFTAR; encoded by the coding sequence ATGTTCAAGCTGCCCCGTCTGCTGCCCGCCTTGTTGCTGGCTTTGTGCCTGCCTGCCCACGCCAATTGGCACCTCGATGGCGAATCGTCGCGCCTGTCGTTCATTACCGGCAAAAACGGTGACACTGCCGAAGTGCACCGCTTTCTGGTGCTGCATGGCACGGTCGACCGCAAAGGCGTGGCGGGGCTGAGCATCGAGATGGATTCGGTGAGCAGTGGCATTGCACTGCGTGACGAGCGCATGCGTGAGGACCTGTTCGAGGTCGAGCGTTTTGCCGAAGCCAAGGTGCGGGCTCAACTGGACCTGCGGCCGATCAACGACTTGGCCAACGGTGCCCAGATCGAACTGCGCCTGCCGCTCACCGTTACCCTGCATGGCCAGTCGCACAGCTACAACGCCCTGTTGTTGGCCACCCGCCTGGACGAGCGGCGCTTTCAGGTCGTGACACTCGAACCCCTGGTGTTGCGTGCCGATGATTTCGGGCTGCTGCCAGGGCTGCAAACCTTGCGCAAGTTTGCCGGGCTCACGTCCATCAACCCGTCGGTGCCGGTTAGCGCGGTGCTGATTTTCACCGCCCGCTGA
- a CDS encoding serine hydrolase domain-containing protein: MLKGLLLVLCLALATAEAEDWPDPDWQNDPARFDWQAVDAYAFPPRTAPDRSGIRTDALLIIRDGRILHERYTAPTTAATAHLTWSVSKSVLATLMGVAQGEGRFQLEDPVTRFYPAMRGHPGIRMADLLHWASGLDWQEDYEYAPLKSSVVAMLYTRGREDMAAYTAARGAAASPGERFLYSSGDSNLLAAALRGMLDAGQYPDYPWHALFSPLGIDSAVWERDGAGTYVGSSYLYLSARDLARIGLLMQRDGRWQGRQLLPTAWVAFNRTAFTHAEPVPGEANPGGHWWLNRPLAGAQRPWPSAPEDAYAALGHWGQALYVLPAQKLVIVRYADDRDGSYQHDELLKRVLAAVPREGT, encoded by the coding sequence ATGCTGAAAGGTCTGCTATTGGTTCTTTGCCTGGCCTTGGCAACCGCCGAAGCCGAGGACTGGCCTGACCCTGACTGGCAGAACGATCCTGCCCGTTTCGACTGGCAAGCCGTCGACGCCTACGCCTTCCCCCCTCGCACTGCCCCCGACCGCAGCGGCATCCGCACCGACGCGCTGCTGATCATCCGCGATGGCCGTATCCTCCACGAGCGCTACACCGCCCCCACCACTGCCGCCACCGCGCACCTGACCTGGTCGGTAAGCAAGAGCGTACTCGCCACGCTGATGGGCGTGGCCCAAGGCGAAGGGCGCTTCCAGCTGGAAGATCCGGTCACCCGTTTCTATCCCGCCATGCGCGGCCATCCCGGCATACGCATGGCCGATCTGCTGCACTGGGCCAGTGGCCTGGACTGGCAGGAAGACTACGAATACGCCCCCCTCAAGTCATCAGTGGTGGCCATGCTATACACCCGTGGCCGCGAGGACATGGCGGCCTATACGGCGGCGCGGGGTGCGGCGGCCAGCCCCGGTGAGCGTTTTCTCTATTCCAGTGGTGACAGCAACCTGCTGGCGGCTGCACTGCGCGGCATGCTCGATGCCGGGCAGTACCCCGATTACCCCTGGCACGCGCTGTTCAGCCCGTTAGGTATCGACAGCGCGGTGTGGGAGCGTGACGGGGCGGGCACCTACGTGGGCTCTTCCTATCTGTACCTCAGCGCCCGCGACCTGGCGCGAATCGGCTTGCTGATGCAGCGTGACGGGCGCTGGCAAGGCCGGCAACTGCTGCCCACGGCCTGGGTGGCCTTCAACCGAACAGCGTTTACCCATGCCGAACCTGTGCCCGGTGAGGCCAACCCTGGCGGCCACTGGTGGCTCAACCGGCCGTTGGCCGGCGCCCAACGGCCTTGGCCGAGTGCACCCGAAGACGCCTACGCCGCCCTTGGCCACTGGGGCCAGGCGCTGTACGTGCTGCCCGCGCAAAAGCTGGTGATCGTGCGCTATGCCGATGACCGCGACGGCAGCTACCAGCACGACGAACTGCTCAAGCGGGTACTGGCGGCAGTGCCCCGGGAGGGCACATGA
- the olsB gene encoding L-ornithine N(alpha)-acyltransferase gives MTRIAHSGDNSTERRLQAERLVGAAALQEAQALRFKVFSAEFKAKLKGAEHGLDMDDYDVHCRHIGVRDLSTGELVATTRLLDHQAASSLGRFYSEEEFRLHGLLQLQGPILELGRTCVAPDYRNGGTIAVLWGELAEVLNEGRYSYLMGCASIPMQDGGVQAHAVMQRLRDRYLCNEHLRAEPKNPLPSLALPGNVIAEMPPLLKAYMRLGAKICGEPCWDEDFQVADVFILLKRDNLCPRYARHFKAAV, from the coding sequence ATGACTCGGATCGCTCATTCTGGCGACAACAGCACTGAACGCCGTCTGCAAGCCGAACGCCTGGTTGGCGCCGCGGCGCTGCAAGAGGCCCAGGCCCTGCGCTTCAAAGTGTTCAGCGCAGAATTCAAGGCCAAGCTCAAGGGTGCCGAGCACGGCCTGGACATGGACGACTACGACGTGCACTGCCGCCACATTGGTGTACGCGACCTGAGCACAGGCGAGCTGGTGGCCACCACCCGCCTGCTCGACCACCAGGCCGCCAGCAGCCTGGGCCGCTTCTACAGTGAAGAAGAATTCCGCCTGCACGGCCTGTTGCAGCTGCAGGGCCCGATCCTCGAACTGGGCCGCACCTGCGTAGCCCCCGACTACCGCAACGGCGGCACCATCGCCGTGCTGTGGGGTGAACTGGCCGAGGTGCTCAACGAGGGCCGCTACAGCTACCTGATGGGCTGTGCCAGCATCCCGATGCAGGACGGCGGCGTGCAGGCCCATGCCGTGATGCAGCGCCTGCGTGATCGCTACCTGTGCAACGAGCACCTGCGGGCCGAGCCAAAGAACCCGCTGCCAAGCCTGGCGTTGCCGGGCAACGTCATCGCCGAAATGCCACCGCTGCTCAAGGCCTACATGCGCCTGGGCGCAAAGATTTGCGGCGAGCCTTGTTGGGACGAGGACTTCCAGGTGGCCGACGTATTCATCCTGCTCAAGCGCGATAATCTCTGCCCGCGCTACGCCCGGCACTTCAAGGCGGCGGTCTGA
- a CDS encoding lysophospholipid acyltransferase family protein gives MQKLRVVARLTRLLLVLLLGMFMASLIALGERLGFKAPLERRQRWTCLFMKRLVAALPFNVRVVGELPQRPMLWVSNHVSWTDIPLLGMLLPLSFLSKAEVRHWPVAGWLAEKAGTLFIRRGGGDSQRLHEQIAGQLGLARPLLIFPEGTTTCGRNLRTFHGRLLAGAIDRGAAVQPVAIQYLRDGQIDPIAPFIGDDDLVSHLMRLFAQPRGEVCIHLLPPIGSVGKERAVLALQAQQAIHLALFGVEEVEAVPRRPARAA, from the coding sequence ATGCAGAAGCTGCGGGTAGTAGCCCGCCTGACCCGACTGCTGCTCGTGCTGTTGCTGGGTATGTTCATGGCCAGTCTTATTGCCCTCGGCGAACGCCTCGGTTTCAAGGCTCCCCTTGAGCGCCGCCAGCGCTGGACCTGCCTGTTCATGAAACGCCTGGTCGCCGCCCTGCCCTTCAACGTGCGTGTAGTCGGCGAACTGCCGCAGCGGCCGATGCTGTGGGTCAGCAACCACGTTTCGTGGACCGACATCCCCCTGCTCGGCATGCTGCTGCCCCTGTCGTTCCTGTCCAAGGCTGAAGTGCGTCATTGGCCGGTGGCGGGTTGGCTGGCGGAAAAAGCCGGCACACTGTTCATTCGCCGTGGTGGTGGCGACAGCCAGCGCCTGCACGAACAGATCGCCGGGCAACTGGGGCTGGCGCGCCCCCTGCTGATCTTCCCCGAAGGCACCACTACCTGCGGTCGCAACTTGCGCACCTTCCATGGCCGCCTGTTGGCAGGTGCCATCGACCGGGGCGCGGCGGTGCAGCCGGTGGCTATCCAGTATCTGCGTGATGGCCAGATCGATCCGATTGCGCCGTTCATTGGCGACGATGATCTGGTGTCGCACCTGATGCGCCTGTTTGCCCAGCCGCGAGGCGAGGTGTGCATTCACTTGCTGCCACCTATCGGCAGCGTGGGCAAGGAGCGTGCGGTGCTGGCGCTGCAAGCACAGCAGGCGATTCACTTGGCGTTGTTCGGGGTTGAAGAAGTTGAAGCAGTGCCAAGGCGGCCGGCGCGGGCTGCCTGA
- a CDS encoding acyl carrier protein phosphodiesterase, which yields MNYLAHLHLGGPAPQQLLGSLYGDFVKGSLEGRFPPALEAAIRLHRHIDSYTDQHPLVLAALTRFPRERRRFAGIVLDVFFDHCLARHWGHYAEQPLAQFTGAFYRVLLAEPELPGRLARIAPFMAADDWLGAYGDFPTLEQVFNGIARRLSRPEGMAGVMVELERLYEPLLADFREFYPQLQAFAAAQRRAEDL from the coding sequence ATGAACTACCTCGCACACCTGCACCTGGGCGGCCCGGCGCCGCAACAACTGCTTGGCAGCCTGTATGGCGATTTTGTCAAAGGCTCGCTGGAAGGGCGCTTCCCTCCTGCGCTGGAGGCGGCTATCCGGCTGCACCGGCATATCGACAGCTACACTGATCAGCATCCGCTGGTGCTGGCGGCACTGACGCGCTTTCCGCGCGAGCGGCGGCGCTTTGCCGGCATCGTGCTGGATGTCTTCTTCGACCATTGCCTGGCGCGGCATTGGGGCCACTACGCCGAGCAGCCACTGGCGCAGTTTACTGGCGCGTTTTACAGGGTGCTGCTGGCGGAGCCCGAACTGCCGGGGCGATTGGCGCGGATTGCGCCGTTCATGGCAGCGGATGACTGGCTAGGGGCGTATGGCGATTTTCCCACGCTGGAACAGGTGTTCAACGGCATTGCCCGACGCTTGTCGCGGCCTGAGGGGATGGCCGGGGTAATGGTGGAACTGGAGCGGCTGTATGAGCCGCTGCTGGCGGATTTTCGCGAGTTCTATCCCCAGTTACAGGCTTTTGCGGCGGCGCAGCGTAGGGCTGAGGACTTGTAG
- a CDS encoding ArsR/SmtB family transcription factor codes for MPLDLDEIIKALAHPVRREILSWLKDPATQFPDQYHSTENGVCAGQIDQRCGLSQSTVSAHLATLQRAGLISSQKIGQWHFFKRNEATIEAFLEQLRQTL; via the coding sequence ATGCCTCTTGATCTCGACGAAATCATAAAAGCGCTGGCCCATCCGGTCAGGCGAGAAATCCTCAGCTGGCTGAAAGACCCGGCAACGCAATTCCCCGACCAGTACCACAGCACCGAAAACGGTGTGTGTGCCGGGCAGATCGACCAACGCTGCGGCCTGTCGCAGTCGACCGTCTCCGCCCACCTGGCCACCTTGCAGCGCGCCGGGCTCATCAGCAGCCAGAAGATTGGCCAATGGCACTTCTTCAAACGCAACGAAGCCACCATTGAGGCATTCCTCGAACAACTGCGCCAAACACTTTGA
- a CDS encoding alkene reductase encodes MTTLFDPITLGDLQLPNRIIMAPLTRCRADEGRVPNALMAEYYVQRASAGLILSEATSVTAMGVGYPDTPGIWNDEQVRGWNNVTKAVHAAGGRIFLQLWHVGRISHPSYLNGELPVAPSAIQPKGHVSLVRPLSDYPTPRALETEEINDIVEAYRSGAENAKAAGFDGVEIHGANGYLLDQFLQSSTNQRTDLYGGSLENRARLLLEVTDAAIEVWGANRVGVHLAPRADAHDMGDADRAETFTYVARELGKRGIAFICSREREADDSIGPLIKEAFGGPYIVNERFDKASANAALASGKADAVAFGVPFIANPDLPARLAADAPLNEARPETFYGKGPVGYIDYPRL; translated from the coding sequence ATGACCACGCTTTTCGATCCGATCACCCTGGGCGACCTGCAACTGCCCAACCGCATCATCATGGCCCCGCTCACCCGCTGCCGTGCCGACGAAGGCCGCGTGCCCAATGCGCTGATGGCCGAATACTATGTACAGCGCGCCAGCGCCGGGCTGATCCTCAGCGAAGCGACTTCGGTCACTGCCATGGGCGTCGGCTACCCGGATACCCCCGGTATCTGGAACGATGAGCAGGTGCGTGGCTGGAACAACGTCACCAAGGCCGTGCACGCCGCCGGCGGGCGCATCTTCCTGCAGCTGTGGCACGTTGGCCGTATTTCCCACCCCAGCTACCTGAACGGCGAGCTGCCGGTGGCCCCCAGCGCAATCCAGCCCAAGGGCCATGTAAGCCTGGTGCGCCCGCTAAGTGACTACCCCACCCCGCGCGCGCTGGAAACCGAGGAAATCAACGACATCGTCGAGGCCTACCGCAGCGGTGCCGAAAACGCCAAGGCTGCCGGTTTCGATGGTGTAGAGATTCACGGCGCCAACGGTTACCTGCTTGACCAGTTCCTGCAAAGCAGCACCAACCAGCGCACTGACCTCTACGGAGGGTCGCTGGAAAACCGTGCACGCCTGCTGCTGGAGGTGACCGATGCGGCCATCGAAGTGTGGGGCGCAAACCGCGTAGGCGTGCACCTGGCGCCGCGTGCCGATGCTCACGACATGGGTGATGCCGACCGCGCCGAAACCTTCACCTACGTGGCTCGCGAGCTGGGCAAGCGAGGCATTGCCTTTATCTGCTCGCGGGAGCGGGAAGCCGATGACAGCATCGGCCCATTGATCAAAGAGGCATTCGGCGGCCCGTACATCGTCAACGAGCGGTTTGACAAGGCCAGCGCCAATGCGGCCCTGGCCAGTGGCAAAGCCGATGCAGTGGCGTTTGGCGTGCCGTTCATCGCCAACCCCGACCTGCCGGCGCGGCTGGCGGCGGATGCGCCATTGAACGAGGCGCGGCCAGAGACTTTCTATGGCAAGGGGCCGGTGGGGTACATCGATTATCCGCGGTTGTAA
- a CDS encoding NAD-dependent epimerase/dehydratase family protein — translation MRILVTGASGFIGGRFARYALEQGLDVRVSGRRAEGVEHLVKRGAQFIPGDLGDPELARRLCQGIEAVVHCAGAVGNWGRYQDFYQGNVVVTENVVEGCLKEHVRRLVHLSSPSIYFNGRSRLDIREEQVPRRFHDHYGQTKHLAEQKVFGAQEFGLEVLALRPRFVTGAGDASIFPRLMQMQRKGRMAIIGNGLNKVDFTSVHNLNEALLSALFADERALGQAYNISNGQPLPLWDVVNYVMRQMQLPQVTRYRSYGLAYSLAALNEAACMLWPGRPQPTLSRLGMQVMSRDFTLDISRARQYLDYQPKVSLWTALDEFCGWWKHLPPGQ, via the coding sequence ATGCGAATTCTGGTCACCGGCGCGAGTGGCTTCATTGGCGGGCGCTTTGCGCGCTACGCCCTGGAGCAGGGCCTGGACGTGCGGGTCAGCGGCCGCCGCGCCGAAGGGGTCGAGCACCTGGTCAAGCGCGGCGCCCAGTTCATCCCTGGCGACCTGGGCGACCCCGAGTTGGCCCGCCGCCTGTGCCAAGGCATTGAGGCGGTGGTGCACTGCGCCGGCGCAGTGGGCAACTGGGGGCGCTACCAGGACTTCTACCAAGGCAATGTGGTCGTCACCGAAAACGTGGTCGAGGGCTGCCTGAAGGAACATGTGCGGCGCCTGGTGCACCTGTCGTCGCCTTCGATCTATTTCAATGGCCGTTCGCGCCTGGACATCCGTGAAGAGCAAGTGCCGCGCCGTTTTCACGACCATTATGGGCAAACCAAGCACCTGGCCGAGCAAAAAGTGTTCGGGGCCCAGGAGTTCGGCCTCGAAGTACTGGCGCTGCGCCCGCGCTTTGTCACCGGTGCCGGCGATGCCAGCATTTTTCCGCGGCTGATGCAGATGCAGCGCAAAGGCCGCATGGCGATCATCGGCAACGGTTTGAACAAAGTCGATTTCACCAGCGTGCACAACCTCAACGAAGCACTGCTCAGCGCGTTGTTCGCCGACGAGCGTGCGCTGGGCCAGGCCTACAACATCAGCAACGGCCAGCCGCTGCCGCTGTGGGACGTGGTCAACTACGTGATGCGCCAGATGCAACTGCCACAGGTGACCCGCTACCGCTCCTACGGCCTGGCCTATAGCCTGGCCGCGCTGAATGAGGCCGCTTGCATGTTGTGGCCGGGGCGCCCGCAACCGACCTTGTCGCGCCTGGGGATGCAGGTGATGAGCCGTGACTTCACCCTGGATATCAGCCGCGCCCGGCAGTACCTGGACTACCAGCCCAAGGTCAGCCTGTGGACGGCACTGGATGAATTCTGCGGCTGGTGGAAGCATTTGCCGCCTGGGCAGTGA
- a CDS encoding LysR family transcriptional regulator ArgP, whose protein sequence is MFDYKLLAALAAVIEQGGFERAAQVLGLSQSAISQRIKLLEARVGQPVLVRAAPPSPTEVGRQLLNHVQQVRLLERDLQRQVPALDEEGMPERLRIALNADSLATWWAGAVGNFCAQQNVLTDLVVEDQEVGLKRMRAGEVAACLCGSERPVAGARSLLLGAMRYRALASPGFMARHFPQGFVASRLARTPAIVYGPDDFLQHRYLASLGIEDGFLHHLCPSSEGFLRMTEAGLGWGLVPELQAREQLANGQLVEICSDTPIDVPLYWHHWRNGGQLLAQLTDHLRHTARQWLVPL, encoded by the coding sequence ATGTTCGACTACAAGTTGCTGGCCGCCCTGGCGGCGGTGATCGAACAGGGTGGTTTCGAGCGTGCCGCGCAAGTGCTGGGCTTGTCGCAGTCGGCCATCTCCCAGCGCATCAAGCTGCTCGAAGCGCGGGTCGGGCAGCCCGTGCTGGTGCGTGCCGCGCCGCCCAGCCCAACCGAAGTCGGCCGTCAGTTGCTCAACCATGTGCAGCAGGTGCGCCTGCTGGAACGTGACTTGCAGCGCCAGGTGCCGGCGCTGGACGAGGAGGGCATGCCGGAACGCCTGCGCATTGCGCTCAACGCCGATAGCCTGGCCACCTGGTGGGCCGGTGCGGTGGGCAACTTCTGTGCGCAGCAGAACGTATTGACCGACCTGGTCGTAGAAGACCAGGAAGTGGGCCTGAAACGCATGCGTGCTGGCGAAGTGGCGGCCTGCCTGTGTGGCAGTGAACGCCCGGTAGCCGGGGCGCGAAGCCTGCTGCTGGGGGCCATGCGCTACCGGGCATTGGCCAGCCCCGGGTTCATGGCGCGGCATTTCCCCCAAGGCTTTGTCGCCAGCCGCCTGGCCCGCACCCCGGCGATCGTGTACGGCCCGGATGATTTCCTGCAGCATCGCTATCTGGCCTCACTGGGCATCGAGGATGGTTTCCTGCACCACCTGTGCCCGTCATCCGAAGGCTTCCTGCGCATGACTGAGGCCGGGCTGGGCTGGGGGCTGGTGCCCGAATTGCAGGCCCGTGAGCAACTGGCCAACGGGCAGTTGGTGGAAATCTGCAGCGATACCCCCATCGACGTGCCGCTGTACTGGCATCATTGGCGCAATGGCGGGCAATTGCTCGCGCAACTGACCGACCACCTGCGGCACACCGCACGGCAATGGCTGGTGCCCTTGTAG
- a CDS encoding LysE/ArgO family amino acid transporter, which translates to MWQSYLNGMLVAFGLIMAIGAQNAFVLAQSLRREHHLPVAALCIVCDALLVAAGVFGLATVLAHNPTLLAVARWGGAVFLVWYGAKALRSACSSQSLKHQQGQGVRSRRAVLLSALAVTLLNPHVYLDTVLLIGSLGAQQTEPGAYVAGAASASLLWFSTLAIGAAWLAPWLARPATWRMLELMVAVMMFAVAAQLIFS; encoded by the coding sequence ATGTGGCAAAGCTATCTCAACGGCATGCTGGTGGCCTTCGGCCTTATCATGGCCATTGGCGCACAGAACGCCTTCGTCCTCGCCCAGAGCCTGCGCCGTGAGCATCACTTGCCGGTAGCAGCATTGTGCATCGTCTGCGATGCCCTCCTGGTGGCTGCCGGGGTATTCGGCCTGGCCACGGTGCTGGCCCACAACCCGACCTTGCTGGCGGTGGCGCGTTGGGGCGGCGCCGTGTTCCTGGTCTGGTACGGCGCCAAGGCGCTGCGCAGCGCCTGTTCCAGCCAGAGCCTGAAGCATCAGCAGGGCCAGGGCGTACGCTCGCGCCGTGCCGTGCTGCTCAGTGCCCTGGCGGTGACGCTGCTGAACCCGCACGTCTACCTCGATACGGTGTTGCTGATCGGTTCGCTGGGCGCCCAGCAGACTGAGCCTGGCGCCTATGTGGCCGGGGCGGCCAGTGCCTCGCTGCTGTGGTTCTCGACCCTGGCGATTGGCGCGGCCTGGCTGGCACCGTGGCTGGCACGGCCGGCGACCTGGCGCATGCTCGAGCTCATGGTGGCGGTGATGATGTTCGCAGTGGCGGCGCAACTGATCTTTTCCTGA